Proteins encoded by one window of Pseudomonas sp. LS44:
- a CDS encoding type II secretion system protein N codes for MSISLAWQTAGWIRLLRAPVQVSSNTPQTALTPPALERLAPLFGPSPTSDTTAPPSTNLRLTLLGSFVNADPKRSSAIIQRDGSKPQRYNVGIEVDQGVRLHAVYRDRVELERNGRLETLPFPTRTSNGNNPSVAVPALAPRENSADQLSELQDEDLQQLRERMNALRQQMEAAGTLPSDQESAPTEPPTESE; via the coding sequence ATGAGCATCAGTTTGGCTTGGCAAACAGCCGGCTGGATACGCCTACTGCGCGCCCCCGTGCAGGTTTCCAGCAACACCCCGCAGACAGCCCTTACGCCCCCTGCGCTCGAACGCCTGGCACCGCTGTTCGGCCCCAGCCCGACCAGCGACACGACTGCACCCCCGTCCACCAATCTACGCCTGACCCTGCTCGGCAGCTTCGTCAATGCCGACCCCAAGCGCTCCAGCGCCATCATCCAACGCGATGGCAGCAAGCCACAGCGCTACAACGTAGGTATCGAGGTCGATCAAGGCGTACGCCTGCACGCGGTCTACCGCGATCGGGTTGAACTGGAGCGCAACGGTCGCCTGGAGACCCTGCCCTTCCCCACTCGCACATCCAACGGCAACAACCCCAGCGTTGCCGTCCCAGCTCTGGCTCCGAGAGAAAATTCGGCCGACCAACTCTCCGAATTGCAGGACGAAGACCTCCAGCAACTGCGTGAACGCATGAACGCATTGCGTCAACAGATGGAAGCAGCCGGGACCTTACCGTCTGATCAAGAATCTGCCCCCACCGAACCGCCTACGGAAAGCGAGTGA
- a CDS encoding type II secretion system protein M, with translation MNNLQSLNKPLGAFLEKSPLLHKWRALAPRERLALGWLALFLVVVVVYLGVWRPVEQNRTAARAYFEQQRELHAYLQSQAPLARSLQGKPVVHLDPARLQGLVTTTAVQEGLAVERLDSEGDGALQVSLQPAPFEQLLRWFGVLESQGVRIDEAGLDRNADGRVSTRLTLRVGS, from the coding sequence ATGAATAATTTGCAGAGTCTGAATAAGCCGCTGGGCGCATTTTTGGAGAAATCGCCGCTGCTGCATAAATGGCGTGCTCTGGCGCCGCGCGAGCGTCTGGCGCTGGGTTGGTTGGCGCTGTTCCTAGTGGTGGTAGTGGTTTATCTCGGTGTCTGGCGACCAGTTGAGCAGAACCGCACAGCGGCGCGTGCCTACTTCGAGCAACAGCGTGAACTGCATGCTTATCTGCAGAGCCAGGCGCCGCTGGCGCGGAGTCTCCAGGGTAAGCCGGTGGTTCACCTCGATCCGGCCCGCTTGCAAGGGCTGGTGACGACCACTGCCGTACAAGAAGGCTTGGCGGTGGAGCGTCTGGATAGCGAAGGCGACGGTGCGCTGCAGGTCAGTCTGCAGCCGGCACCATTCGAGCAGCTGCTGCGCTGGTTCGGCGTACTGGAAAGTCAGGGCGTGCGAATCGACGAAGCAGGCCTGGATCGCAATGCTGACGGCCGTGTGTCGACGCGCCTGACCTTGCGGGTTGGCTCCTGA
- the gspJ gene encoding type II secretion system minor pseudopilin GspJ, translated as MKRSAGFTLLELLVAIAIFAVLALATYRMLDSVLRTDAATREQERQLRELTRGIAAFERDVLQVLARPVRDAYGEPRSALEGEGGDKPAIELTRSGWRNPTGAVRSRLQRVRWQLSGEQWQRRYWLVLDQAQDSQPQVQQVLDGVMHFSLRYLDDEGQWIDSWPADRGASEESLQLLPRAVEMTLEHRRYGTLRRVLRLPDTAEPEEQAATGEEPGEPEAPTESDVPAEPSP; from the coding sequence ATGAAGCGATCCGCTGGTTTTACGCTGCTTGAGTTGTTGGTCGCGATCGCGATATTCGCCGTTCTGGCTCTCGCCACCTATCGCATGCTCGATAGCGTGTTGCGCACCGATGCCGCGACGCGCGAACAGGAGCGTCAGCTGCGCGAGCTGACCCGTGGCATCGCCGCGTTCGAGCGTGACGTCCTGCAGGTGCTGGCACGCCCGGTGCGCGACGCCTATGGCGAACCCCGTTCAGCGCTGGAGGGCGAAGGCGGCGATAAACCAGCCATCGAATTGACTCGCAGCGGCTGGCGCAACCCGACCGGAGCGGTGCGCTCGCGTCTGCAGCGCGTGCGCTGGCAGCTGAGCGGCGAGCAATGGCAGCGCCGCTACTGGCTGGTCCTCGATCAGGCCCAAGACAGCCAGCCACAAGTTCAACAAGTGCTCGACGGCGTTATGCATTTTTCCTTGCGCTATCTCGATGACGAGGGTCAGTGGATCGACAGCTGGCCAGCCGATCGGGGGGCGAGTGAAGAATCCCTGCAGTTGTTGCCCAGGGCGGTGGAGATGACTCTCGAACACCGTCGCTATGGCACGTTGCGGCGCGTGCTGCGGCTGCCTGATACGGCCGAGCCCGAAGAACAAGCGGCTACCGGCGAAGAGCCGGGCGAGCCCGAAGCGCCAACTGAGTCCGACGTGCCCGCAGAGCCCAGTCCATGA
- the xcpS gene encoding GspF family T2SS innner membrane protein variant XcpS, translating into MAAFEYLALDANGRQQKGVLEADSARQVRQLLRERQLAPLEVKTSQNRDQAGNEGGLRFNRGLSARDLALLTRQLATLVQAALPIEEALRAAAAQASAPRIQSMLLAVRARVLEGHSLAASLKEFPSAFPDLYRATVAAGEHAGHLGPVLEQLADYTEQRQQSRQKIQLALLYPLILMVTSLLIVGFLLGYVVPDVVRVFVDSGQTLPALTRGLIAVSELVKGWGWLIIIGTIAVVVGLRRALREEGMRLRWHAFLLRIPLVGRLMRATDCARFASTLAILTQSGVPLVDALGIAAEVIGNRVIRADVVVVAQKVREGGSLTRALESSGQFPPMMLHMIASGERSGELDQMLARTARNQENDLGAQVALLVGLFEPFMLVFMGAVVLVIVLAILLPILSLNQLVG; encoded by the coding sequence ATGGCAGCCTTCGAATATCTCGCTCTCGACGCCAACGGGCGTCAGCAAAAAGGCGTGCTGGAAGCCGACAGCGCCCGTCAGGTGCGCCAGTTGTTGCGCGAGCGGCAATTGGCGCCGCTTGAGGTGAAGACTTCGCAAAACCGCGATCAGGCCGGCAATGAAGGCGGGTTGCGCTTCAATCGCGGGCTGTCTGCGCGTGATCTGGCCCTGTTGACCCGCCAGCTGGCGACCTTGGTGCAGGCCGCGTTGCCGATCGAGGAGGCGCTGCGTGCCGCGGCGGCGCAAGCCAGTGCGCCGCGCATTCAGTCGATGCTCCTGGCGGTGCGCGCCCGGGTCCTGGAAGGGCATAGTCTGGCGGCCAGCCTTAAGGAGTTCCCCAGCGCTTTTCCGGATCTGTACCGCGCCACCGTGGCCGCCGGCGAGCACGCCGGCCATCTCGGGCCGGTGCTCGAGCAACTGGCGGATTACACCGAGCAGCGCCAGCAATCGCGGCAGAAAATCCAGCTGGCGCTGCTTTATCCGCTGATTTTGATGGTCACTTCACTGCTGATCGTCGGCTTCCTGCTCGGTTATGTAGTGCCCGACGTGGTGCGAGTCTTCGTTGACTCCGGACAAACCTTGCCAGCGCTCACCCGCGGGTTGATCGCCGTCAGCGAACTGGTCAAGGGCTGGGGCTGGCTGATCATCATCGGCACCATCGCTGTGGTGGTCGGTCTACGCCGGGCGTTGCGCGAAGAGGGCATGCGCTTGCGCTGGCATGCGTTCCTACTGCGCATCCCATTGGTTGGCCGGCTGATGCGCGCTACCGATTGCGCGCGCTTTGCCTCGACCTTGGCGATCCTCACGCAAAGTGGTGTGCCGCTGGTCGATGCGCTGGGCATCGCTGCCGAAGTGATCGGTAATCGGGTTATCCGCGCCGACGTGGTAGTCGTGGCGCAAAAGGTTCGGGAAGGTGGCAGTCTCACCCGCGCGCTGGAGTCCAGCGGTCAGTTTCCGCCGATGATGCTGCACATGATCGCCAGCGGCGAACGCTCGGGCGAACTCGACCAAATGCTCGCGCGCACCGCGCGCAATCAGGAGAACGATTTGGGTGCCCAGGTGGCGCTGCTGGTCGGCCTGTTCGAGCCCTTCATGCTGGTGTTCATGGGTGCCGTGGTGCTGGTCATCGTGCTGGCCATCCTGTTGCCGATTCTGTCTCTCAATCAACTGGTGGGGTAA
- the gspE gene encoding type II secretion system ATPase GspE, producing the protein MNVLLSQVPLRRLPFSFAKRHGVVLLTESGQPCLGHRAAVDLTALAEAQRFAGVRLPLRQLSGEAFEQAMANAYQHDSASMQLAEDIGGSLDLAALAEQIPETEDLLEQEDDAPIIRLINAILGEAIKENASDIHLETFEKRLVVRFRVDGILREVLEPKRELAALLVSRIKVMARLDIAEKRIPQDGRISLRVGGREVDIRVSTLPSANGERVVLRLLDKQAGRLSLQHLGMSARDRDLMEETVRKPHGILLVTGPTGSGKTTTLYASLVSLNDRTRNILTVEDPIEYHLEGIGQTQVNTKVDMTFARGLRAILRQDPDVVMVGEIRDRETAEIAVQASLTGHLVLSTLHTNSAIGAITRLVDMGIEPFLLSSSLLGVLAQRLVRVLCPQCKEATPADEAACRLLGVEATGQVLIHRARGCAHCNQQGYRGRTGIYELVVFDDHMRTLVHNAASEQDMTRHARSLGSSIREDGRRKVLEGVTTLEEVLRVTREE; encoded by the coding sequence ATGAATGTTCTGCTATCCCAGGTGCCATTGCGCCGATTGCCCTTCAGCTTCGCCAAACGTCATGGTGTGGTTCTGCTGACCGAGTCCGGTCAGCCCTGCCTGGGCCATCGTGCGGCGGTCGATTTGACCGCCCTGGCCGAAGCCCAGCGCTTTGCCGGCGTGCGCTTGCCGCTACGTCAACTGTCGGGCGAAGCCTTCGAGCAGGCGATGGCCAACGCCTATCAGCATGACTCCGCCTCCATGCAACTGGCCGAGGACATCGGTGGCAGCCTCGATCTCGCCGCCCTGGCCGAGCAAATTCCGGAAACTGAAGACTTGCTGGAGCAAGAGGACGATGCGCCGATCATTCGCTTGATCAACGCCATCCTCGGTGAAGCCATCAAGGAAAACGCTTCCGACATCCATTTGGAAACCTTCGAGAAACGCCTGGTGGTGCGCTTTCGCGTCGACGGCATTCTCCGCGAAGTGCTGGAACCTAAGCGTGAACTGGCGGCACTGCTGGTCTCGCGGATCAAGGTCATGGCGCGGCTGGACATCGCCGAGAAGCGCATCCCTCAGGACGGACGCATTTCCCTGCGGGTGGGCGGCCGTGAGGTGGATATCCGCGTCTCCACCTTGCCATCGGCCAATGGGGAACGGGTGGTTCTGCGTCTGCTCGACAAACAGGCCGGTCGCCTGTCGCTGCAACACCTGGGCATGAGCGCGCGGGATCGCGACCTGATGGAAGAGACGGTGCGCAAACCGCACGGCATCCTGCTGGTCACTGGTCCCACCGGTTCGGGGAAAACCACCACGCTGTATGCCAGCCTGGTCAGTCTCAATGACCGCACCCGCAACATCCTCACCGTCGAGGACCCCATCGAATATCACCTCGAGGGCATTGGCCAAACGCAGGTGAACACCAAGGTCGACATGACCTTCGCCCGCGGTCTGCGGGCCATCCTGCGACAGGATCCGGATGTGGTGATGGTCGGCGAGATTCGCGATCGGGAGACGGCGGAAATCGCCGTCCAGGCCTCGCTCACCGGCCACCTGGTGCTGTCCACCCTGCACACCAACAGCGCGATAGGCGCGATCACCCGCCTGGTGGATATGGGCATCGAGCCGTTCCTGCTGTCCTCCTCGTTGCTCGGCGTATTGGCGCAGCGCTTGGTGCGCGTGTTGTGCCCACAGTGCAAGGAAGCCACCCCGGCGGATGAGGCGGCGTGCCGGCTGCTCGGCGTCGAAGCCACTGGTCAGGTGCTGATCCATCGTGCGCGCGGCTGCGCGCACTGTAACCAGCAGGGTTATCGCGGGCGCACCGGCATTTATGAGCTGGTGGTCTTCGATGACCATATGCGCACCCTGGTGCACAACGCGGCGTCGGAGCAGGACATGACCCGCCACGCGCGGAGCCTGGGCTCGAGTATCCGCGAGGATGGTCGGCGCAAGGTGCTCGAAGGGGTGACTACCCTCGAGGAAGTGTTACGCGTGACTCGCGAAGAGTGA
- the gspH gene encoding type II secretion system minor pseudopilin GspH yields MRRAAGFTLIELLVVLVIIGSLVGLAVFSSGIAGPARALNNEAERLAGLIGLLSDEAVLDNREFGLRLSSSAYEVLRFEESSGKWRPLTGKKVYQLPEWAELSFELEGQALALPGLVAKGEDDEKKPAADSVPQLLILSSGELSPFRLRLGERRKDGVRLQMASDGFSLPKVEAVAVPGRAG; encoded by the coding sequence ATGCGTCGCGCGGCCGGCTTCACCTTGATCGAGCTGCTGGTGGTCCTGGTGATCATCGGCAGCCTGGTCGGCCTCGCGGTGTTCAGCTCCGGTATCGCCGGTCCCGCACGCGCACTCAACAACGAGGCCGAGCGCCTGGCTGGCCTGATCGGGCTGTTATCCGATGAGGCGGTGCTGGATAACCGCGAGTTCGGCCTACGCCTGAGTTCGAGTGCCTACGAGGTTCTGCGCTTTGAGGAGAGCAGCGGCAAATGGCGGCCGTTGACCGGGAAAAAAGTCTACCAACTGCCCGAGTGGGCCGAGTTGAGCTTCGAACTCGAAGGCCAAGCCTTGGCGCTGCCCGGTTTGGTTGCCAAGGGCGAGGATGACGAAAAGAAACCCGCCGCCGACAGCGTTCCGCAGCTGCTGATTCTCTCCAGTGGCGAACTCAGCCCCTTCCGCCTGCGTCTCGGCGAGCGGCGCAAGGATGGCGTGCGTCTACAAATGGCGAGTGATGGCTTTAGCCTGCCGAAAGTGGAAGCCGTGGCGGTTCCGGGGCGTGCCGGTTGA
- the gspL gene encoding type II secretion system protein GspL, producing MIQTCVFLPPDACIEISEELTVHLVQDGVVRRERFATALAHLAGPWRLVVPVEAITACVVQLPTQKARWLRQALPFAVEELLAEDVEQFHLAIGERLPDGRHRVIAVRRNWLVSWLGLCGDNRPTMIQVDADLLPGEGTQLCWLDGRWLLGGEVGARMALAADEDWQALAALCPHPQVAHAAVEQAPLEGIEELQTVADTHAWLAEQAVGCNLAQAEFAVREARTEWLRWRPLLGLVGLWLVLQWGFNLAQTWHLRQQGDSYATASASLYRELFPEDSKMVNLRRQFDQHLAEASGAGSGRLLGLLGKARDALLAEGAQVRVQQLDFSDSRGDLALQVQAPGFDTLERLREHLIAAGLSVQLGSASREESGVSARLVIGG from the coding sequence ATGATCCAGACTTGCGTATTTTTGCCGCCGGACGCCTGCATAGAGATAAGTGAGGAGCTGACCGTGCACCTGGTGCAGGACGGGGTGGTTCGCCGCGAGCGCTTCGCCACCGCGCTAGCGCACCTCGCCGGGCCCTGGCGCCTGGTTGTTCCGGTCGAGGCGATCACCGCCTGTGTCGTGCAACTGCCGACGCAGAAGGCCCGCTGGTTGCGCCAGGCCCTGCCGTTCGCGGTCGAAGAGTTGCTGGCCGAAGATGTCGAGCAGTTTCATTTGGCAATTGGCGAACGCTTGCCAGACGGGCGACACCGGGTCATCGCGGTACGCCGCAATTGGCTGGTCAGCTGGCTTGGCCTGTGTGGCGATAACCGCCCGACGATGATTCAGGTCGATGCCGATCTGCTGCCAGGTGAGGGCACGCAGCTGTGCTGGCTGGACGGTCGTTGGCTGCTCGGTGGTGAAGTCGGTGCGCGCATGGCCTTGGCTGCCGATGAGGACTGGCAGGCACTCGCCGCGCTCTGTCCGCATCCGCAAGTGGCACATGCGGCAGTCGAGCAGGCGCCGCTAGAAGGAATCGAGGAGCTGCAAACTGTTGCCGATACGCACGCCTGGCTGGCCGAGCAGGCGGTTGGATGCAATCTGGCGCAAGCCGAATTCGCGGTGCGCGAGGCGCGCACAGAATGGTTGCGCTGGCGCCCGCTACTCGGTTTGGTAGGGCTGTGGCTGGTCCTGCAGTGGGGATTCAATCTGGCGCAGACCTGGCATCTGCGCCAACAGGGCGACAGTTACGCGACCGCCAGTGCCAGCCTGTACCGGGAGCTGTTTCCCGAAGACAGCAAGATGGTCAATCTGCGCCGGCAATTCGATCAGCATCTGGCCGAGGCCAGTGGCGCCGGCAGTGGTCGCCTGCTCGGACTGCTTGGCAAGGCCCGCGATGCCTTGCTGGCCGAGGGAGCCCAAGTGCGTGTGCAGCAACTGGATTTCAGCGACAGCCGCGGCGATCTCGCCCTGCAAGTCCAGGCTCCCGGCTTCGATACGTTGGAACGCTTGCGTGAGCATCTGATCGCCGCCGGTTTGAGCGTGCAGCTGGGCTCGGCGAGTCGTGAGGAATCCGGGGTGAGTGCGCGTTTGGTGATCGGAGGCTGA
- the gspI gene encoding type II secretion system minor pseudopilin GspI: protein MKYARGFTLLEVLVALAIFAVVAASVLTASAHSLQTATRLEDKTMAMWIADNQLTELQLADTPPAAGRSQGQLDFAGRHWQWLQLVERTSEPEMHRVTVWVAPGEARDRIEERAVLSMSGFVGTEP from the coding sequence TTGAAATACGCACGCGGTTTTACCTTGCTGGAAGTGCTGGTGGCCCTGGCGATTTTCGCCGTGGTCGCGGCCAGCGTGCTGACCGCCAGCGCGCATAGTCTGCAGACCGCCACGCGCCTGGAAGACAAAACCATGGCCATGTGGATTGCCGACAATCAGCTTACCGAGCTGCAACTGGCGGACACACCGCCGGCCGCTGGTCGATCTCAGGGGCAGTTGGATTTCGCCGGACGGCATTGGCAATGGCTGCAATTGGTCGAGCGGACCAGCGAGCCGGAGATGCACCGCGTGACCGTCTGGGTTGCCCCCGGTGAAGCCCGGGATCGCATCGAGGAGCGCGCGGTGTTGAGCATGTCCGGCTTTGTCGGAACCGAGCCATGA
- a CDS encoding DUF2784 domain-containing protein: MELTWLYRLAADAVVVLHGLFILFVIGGGLLVLKWRWLLALHLPAVLWGVTVEALHLICPLTPLENHLRRAAGEAGYPGSYVDHYLLPLIYPAGLTPQVQLYLGALIVVINGLVYAHLWRSMRR, from the coding sequence ATGGAATTGACTTGGTTGTATCGTCTAGCAGCCGATGCGGTGGTCGTCCTGCATGGACTATTCATTCTCTTCGTTATCGGCGGCGGCCTGCTGGTGCTCAAATGGCGCTGGCTGCTGGCGCTTCATTTACCGGCTGTGCTCTGGGGTGTGACGGTAGAAGCGTTGCATCTGATCTGCCCGCTGACGCCCTTGGAGAATCACCTGCGCAGGGCTGCCGGTGAGGCTGGTTATCCTGGTAGCTATGTTGACCATTACCTCTTGCCGCTGATTTATCCCGCTGGCCTGACCCCACAGGTTCAGCTGTATCTGGGGGCGTTGATTGTCGTGATCAATGGGCTGGTCTACGCCCACCTCTGGCGCTCGATGAGGCGCTGA
- the gspK gene encoding type II secretion system minor pseudopilin GspK yields MRRQRGVALITVLLVVAIVTVVCAGLIAREQLSIRSSANLLSVRQAWQYAQGGELLAKSILQRDLRQGDPRQPVDYLGEAWARPLATFPLDGGELRLRIEDLSGRFNLNSLVQQRQVNQQAVARFRRLLLLLEIERPYAERLQDWLDQNQEPSGENGAEDNQYLLLQPPYRAANRPLMDVSELRLLVDMNEADFLRLQPYVSALPDDAKLNVNTASAMVLASLANGVSLGMAESLVAARGREGFRNIDEFLGQPALAGVGLTGQGLAVGSQYFQVISEVSIDEHRQVLVSRIKRSSDGRMRVLARDLGQSGLPVKPVEEEKK; encoded by the coding sequence ATGAGGCGGCAGCGCGGGGTCGCGCTAATTACCGTTCTGCTGGTGGTGGCGATAGTCACCGTGGTGTGCGCCGGCTTGATCGCTCGCGAGCAGCTGAGCATCCGCAGCAGCGCCAATCTGCTCAGCGTCCGGCAGGCCTGGCAATACGCGCAAGGCGGCGAATTGCTGGCCAAGTCGATATTGCAGCGCGATTTGCGTCAGGGCGATCCCCGGCAGCCGGTGGATTACCTCGGCGAAGCCTGGGCTCGACCGCTGGCAACCTTTCCCCTGGACGGGGGCGAGCTGCGTCTGCGCATCGAGGATCTCAGCGGACGCTTCAATCTCAACAGCCTGGTGCAGCAGCGACAGGTCAATCAGCAGGCAGTGGCGCGTTTTCGTCGCCTGCTGCTACTGCTGGAAATCGAACGTCCTTACGCCGAGCGCTTGCAGGATTGGTTGGACCAGAATCAGGAGCCCAGCGGCGAAAACGGCGCGGAAGACAATCAATACCTGTTGCTCCAGCCACCGTATCGTGCGGCCAATCGGCCACTGATGGATGTTTCCGAACTGCGTTTGCTGGTGGATATGAACGAAGCGGATTTCCTCCGCCTGCAGCCTTACGTCAGCGCCTTGCCCGACGATGCCAAGTTGAACGTCAATACCGCCAGCGCCATGGTCCTGGCTAGTCTGGCTAACGGTGTTTCACTGGGCATGGCGGAAAGCCTGGTGGCGGCGCGCGGCCGTGAGGGCTTTCGCAATATTGACGAGTTTCTCGGTCAACCCGCCCTTGCCGGAGTGGGTTTGACCGGGCAGGGCCTCGCCGTGGGTAGCCAATATTTTCAGGTTATCAGCGAGGTCAGCATCGATGAGCATCGCCAAGTGTTGGTCAGTCGCATCAAACGCAGTAGCGATGGACGCATGCGCGTACTGGCCCGGGATCTGGGCCAGTCGGGATTGCCGGTGAAGCCGGTAGAAGAGGAAAAGAAATGA
- the gspG gene encoding type II secretion system major pseudopilin GspG, which produces MVVVVILGILAALVVPQVMSRPDQAKVTVAKGDIKAVSAALDMYKLDNHVYPTTQQGLEALVKKPSGNPPAKNWNKDGYLKRLPVDPWGNTYQYLAPGAKGPFDLYSLGADGKEGGSDLDADIGSWDL; this is translated from the coding sequence ATGGTGGTGGTGGTCATCCTCGGGATTCTCGCCGCACTGGTGGTGCCGCAGGTAATGAGCCGTCCGGATCAAGCCAAGGTCACCGTCGCCAAGGGCGATATCAAGGCGGTCAGTGCGGCGCTGGATATGTACAAGCTCGATAACCATGTCTACCCAACTACCCAGCAGGGTCTTGAGGCCTTGGTGAAGAAACCCTCAGGCAACCCGCCGGCGAAAAACTGGAACAAAGACGGCTATCTCAAGCGCTTGCCGGTCGATCCGTGGGGTAACACCTATCAATACTTGGCGCCGGGCGCCAAGGGACCGTTCGATTTGTATTCGCTGGGTGCGGACGGCAAGGAAGGCGGTAGCGATCTGGATGCCGACATCGGCAGCTGGGATCTCTAA
- the gspD gene encoding type II secretion system secretin GspD — MLTPLSRLTFALLAAGLLTTPLASSAAITPATPATNASQQEERWTINLKNADIREFIDQVAEITGETFIVDPRVKGQVSVISKAPLSLTEVYQLFLSVMATHGFSVLTQGGQARIVPNAEAKAEAGGGRSGAGAMETRLIQVQHTPVTELIPLIRPLVPQYGHLAAVTTANALIISDRSANIARIETLIRQLDQKSDHDYSVVNLQYAWVMDAAETLNSSMARGQAKGTSGTQVIADVRTNRLILIGPPAARQKLAALAQSLDTPTTRSTNTRVIRLRHNDAKALAATLGEISEGLKAPEGAEGAGGGKPQNLLIRADESLNALVLLAEPDTVATLEDIVRQLDVPRAQVMVEAAIVEVSGDISDALGVQWAVDARGNTGGLGGVNFANTGLSIGSVLQAIQDDRNDVDNPTLSNLPDGAIIGIGTDSFGALITALSANSKSNLLSTPSLLTLDNQKAEILVGQNVPFQTGSYTTTADGANNPFTTIERQDIGVTLKVTPHINEGATLRLEIEQEISSIAPSASLTAQAVDLITNKRSIKSTILAEDGQVVVLGGLIQDDVTQTDSKIPLLGDIPLLGRLFRSTKETHVKRNLMVFLRPSVIRDGAGLAALSGKKYSDIRVLDGQDDKRPSILPTNPAQLFDGQGTPAVDLRRP, encoded by the coding sequence ATGCTCACCCCTCTATCGCGCCTGACTTTCGCCTTGCTCGCCGCCGGCCTGTTGACCACGCCGCTGGCCAGCAGCGCCGCCATCACACCAGCCACACCGGCCACCAACGCCAGCCAGCAGGAAGAGCGCTGGACCATCAACCTCAAGAATGCCGATATCCGCGAATTCATCGATCAGGTCGCCGAAATTACCGGTGAAACCTTCATCGTCGACCCGCGCGTCAAGGGCCAGGTCAGCGTGATATCCAAGGCACCGCTGTCCCTCACCGAGGTCTATCAGCTCTTCCTCTCGGTCATGGCTACTCACGGGTTCAGCGTGCTGACCCAGGGCGGTCAGGCGCGCATCGTGCCAAATGCCGAGGCCAAAGCCGAAGCCGGCGGTGGCCGGTCCGGCGCAGGTGCCATGGAAACCCGCCTGATCCAGGTGCAGCACACCCCGGTGACTGAGCTCATCCCGCTGATCCGCCCGCTGGTACCGCAATACGGTCACCTCGCCGCGGTAACGACCGCGAACGCACTGATCATCAGCGACCGCAGCGCCAATATCGCCCGTATCGAAACCCTGATCCGGCAACTGGATCAGAAGAGCGATCACGACTACAGCGTGGTCAACCTGCAGTACGCCTGGGTGATGGACGCCGCCGAAACCCTCAATAGTTCCATGGCCCGGGGCCAGGCCAAAGGCACCAGCGGCACCCAGGTGATCGCCGATGTCCGCACCAACCGCCTGATCCTGATCGGCCCACCCGCGGCGCGGCAGAAGCTCGCGGCGCTGGCACAGTCGCTCGACACTCCGACCACCCGCTCGACCAATACCCGGGTCATCCGCCTGCGGCATAACGATGCGAAGGCCCTGGCCGCCACCCTCGGCGAGATCTCCGAAGGACTCAAGGCGCCGGAAGGCGCCGAGGGCGCCGGTGGTGGCAAACCGCAGAACCTGCTGATCCGCGCTGATGAAAGCCTCAATGCCCTGGTGCTGCTGGCCGAGCCGGATACTGTGGCAACCCTCGAGGACATCGTGCGCCAGCTCGACGTGCCGCGCGCCCAGGTGATGGTCGAGGCGGCCATCGTCGAGGTTTCCGGCGATATCTCCGATGCCCTCGGCGTGCAGTGGGCAGTGGATGCCCGCGGCAATACCGGCGGCCTCGGCGGGGTGAATTTCGCCAATACCGGACTATCGATCGGCTCCGTACTGCAAGCCATCCAGGACGACCGCAACGACGTCGACAACCCTACCCTGAGCAACCTGCCCGACGGCGCCATCATCGGCATCGGCACCGACAGTTTCGGCGCGCTGATCACCGCGCTGTCGGCCAACAGCAAGAGCAATCTGCTGTCCACCCCGAGCCTGCTGACCCTGGACAACCAGAAGGCGGAAATCCTCGTCGGCCAGAACGTGCCGTTCCAGACCGGCTCCTACACCACCACCGCCGATGGCGCCAACAACCCCTTCACCACCATCGAACGCCAGGACATCGGCGTTACCCTGAAGGTCACTCCACACATCAACGAAGGCGCCACCTTGCGCCTGGAGATCGAACAGGAAATCTCCTCCATCGCGCCCAGCGCCAGCCTCACCGCCCAGGCGGTGGACCTGATCACCAACAAGCGCTCGATCAAGAGCACCATCCTCGCCGAGGACGGCCAGGTGGTGGTGCTCGGCGGCCTGATTCAGGACGACGTCACGCAGACCGACTCGAAGATCCCCCTGCTCGGCGATATTCCCCTGCTCGGCCGCCTGTTCCGCTCGACCAAGGAAACCCACGTCAAACGCAACCTGATGGTGTTCCTGCGCCCCAGCGTGATCCGCGATGGCGCAGGCCTGGCCGCGCTGTCGGGCAAGAAGTACAGCGATATCCGCGTGCTCGACGGGCAGGACGACAAGCGTCCGAGCATCCTACCGACCAATCCGGCACAGCTGTTCGATGGCCAGGGCACGCCGGCGGTCGACCTGCGCCGCCCCTGA
- a CDS encoding DUF3309 domain-containing protein — MGLGTILIIVLILLLIAGLPVFPHSRSWGYGPSGILGTILVIVLILVLLGRI, encoded by the coding sequence ATGGGCCTAGGTACAATCCTGATAATCGTCCTGATCCTGCTGCTCATCGCCGGGTTGCCCGTCTTCCCCCATTCCCGCAGCTGGGGATATGGCCCTTCCGGCATTCTTGGCACCATTCTGGTGATCGTTCTGATTCTGGTATTGCTCGGAAGAATTTAG